The Amycolatopsis nigrescens CSC17Ta-90 genomic interval CGCACTTTGCCGCGAATACTCGAAGATTCCGTTTCCGCCTGGCCCGACGCCCCCGCCATCGACGATGGTGACCGCTTATTGTCCTATTCGGAGGTCTCCGCCGAGGTGGCCCGGCTGGCCGTGAGGCTGCACGCGCACGGCGTGCGGACCGGAGACCGGGTCGGCGTGCGGATTCCCTCCGGTACCGCCGAGCTGTACCTGGCGATCCTCGCCGTGCTCGCAGCCGGCGCGGCCTATGTGCCGGTGGACGTGGACGACCCGGACGAGCGCGCCGAGCTGATCTGGCGGGAGGCACGGGTCTGCGCGGTGCTCGGCGCCGGGCACGCCCTCACCCTCCGGCCGGAGTACCCACCGGACGGCCGCGAAGGGCCACCGGCCGAGGACGACGACGCGTGGATCATCTTCACCTCCGGATCCACCGGCAAGCCCAAGGGCGTCGCGGTGCGGCATCGGTCCGCGGCCGCCTTCGTGGACGCCGAGGCGGACCTGTTCCTGCGCGACGACCCGATCGGCCGTGAAGACCGGGTGCTGGCCGGGTTGTCCGTCGCCTTCGACGCGTCCTGTGAAGAGATGTGGCTGGCCTGGCGCAACGGCGCCTGCCTGGTGCCGGCGCCGCGGGAGCTGGTGCGGTCCGGCGCGGATCTCGGTCCGTGGCTGGCGCGGCGGCGGATCACCGTGGTGTCCACGGTGCCGACGCTGGCCGCGCTCTGGCCGGCCGAGTCGCTGGCCGCGGTCCGGTTGCTGATCGTCGGCGGCGAAGCCTGCCCGCCCGAGGTGGTGCGGCGCTTCGCCCGCGACGGCCGCGAAATGTGGAACACCTACGGCCCTACTGAGGCAACCGTGGTCGCTTGTGCGGCCAGGCTGCGTGCCGGGGAGCCGGTGGACATCGGCCTGCCGCTGGACGGCTGGGCGCTGGCCGTGGTCGCGCCGGACGATCCGCTGGGCAGCCCGGTCCGCTGGGGTGAGACGGGTGAGCTGGTGATCGGCGGCGCCGGTCTCGGCCGCTACCTGGATCCGGTGCGGGATGCCGACAAGTTCGTGCCGCTGCCCGCGCTCGGCTGGGACCGCGGCTACCGGACCGGCGACCTGGTGCGTGCGCTGCCGGACGGGCTGCGCTTCGTCGGCCGCGCCGACGACCAGGTGAAACTGGGCGGCCGGCGGGTCGAGCTCGGCGAGATCGACGCCGCGCTGCTGGACCTGCCGTCGGTGGCCGCGGCGACCAGCGTGGTGCAGCGCACCGGCGGCGGGGTCGACGTGCTGGTCGGCTACGTGGTGCCGGTGGACGGGCAGCCGCGGCGTTTCGACGCCGACGCCGCCGGGCGTCGGCTGCGGCAGCGGCTGCCCGCCGCGCTGGTGCCGAGGCTGGCCGTGCTGGCCGAGTTCCCCACCCGCGGCTCCGGCAAGGTGGATCGCGCCGCCCTGCCGTGGCCGCTGCCGTCCGGTCGGGCGGAAAGACCCGTCGAAGACCCGGTCACCGGCTGGCTGCTCGAGGTCTGGAGCGAGTTACTCGGCAACGAAACCGGGCCGGAGGACGACTTCTTCGACCTCGGCGGCACCAGCCTCGCCGTCGCGAAACTGGTGTCGATCCTGCGCGAACGGTATCCCGGGGTGGCAGTGGCGGACGTGTACCGGCGGCCGACCCCGGCCGCGCTGCGCGAGTTGCTGGTGGCCGACGACCGCGCGCCGGTTGCTGAACGCACGATGGCGCGGACCTCGCCGGGCGCGGGCTGGGCGCAGGCCGTTTTTCAGACGTTGCTGTGCTGCCTGTCCGGGGTGCGCTGGCTGCTCGTGGTGGCGTTGTTCGGCAATCTGCTCTCGATCGTGCTGCCCGAGTCCTGGGCGCCGCGGATGTCCTGGTGGGTGCTGGTGCCCGCCTGGCTGGTGCTGTTCAGCCCGGCGAGCCGGTCGGTGCTGGTGGCGCTGGGCGTGCGCGCGCTGCGCGGTCGGATCGAACCCGGCACGTATCGCCGTGGCGGCCGTACCCATCTCCGGTTGTGGGCGGCGGAACGGCTGGCCGGCTCGTTCGGTCCCGGCGCGATCGCCGGTACTCCGATGGCCGTCCGGTACGCCAGGCTGCTCGGCTGCGAGGTCGGCCGGAACGTGGACCTGCACGCTCTGGCGCCGGTGACCGGGCTGGCCACCTTCGGCAACGGCTGCGCGGTCGAACCCGAAGCCGACCTGGCCGGCTGGTGGCTGGACGGCGACCGGCTGCGGGTCGGCGCGATCCGGGTCGGCGCGGGGGCGCGGGTCGGTGGCCGCGCCACGCTGCTGCCGGGTGCCGAACTCGGGGACGGCGCGGAATTGCTGCCCGGCGGCTGCACCGGCGAGCTGGTCCCGGCCGGGGAGAGCTGGGGCGGTTCTCCCGCGACCGCCCAGGAACCCGGTGCGCAGTGGCCGGCCGAGCCCGCGCCGCGGGCTCGCCGCTGGACGCTGGCCTACCTGCTCGGCGCGTCCTTGCGCGGGCTGGTGCTCGGCCTCGCGGTGGTGCCGGCCATGGTGATCGCGTTCGTGGTGCTGCCGCCCGGCGGCACCTTGCTCACCGCCACCTGGGACGTGCTGCTCCGGGTGCCGTTCATGGTGCTGCTCGGCGTGCTGTGTCACGCGCTGCTGATCGGGGTGCTGGTGCGGCTGGCCGGGCGCGCGGTGCGGCCGGGCACGCACCCGGTGCACAGCCGCGCCGGCTGGTCGGCCTGGCTGGCGCACGAGCTGCTGGAGATGGCCAGGAAGACGCTGTTTCCGTTGTACGCCAGCCTGTTCACCCCGTTCTGGCTGCGCCGGCTCGGCGCGAAGATCGGCCGCTCGGTGGAGTTGTCCACCGTGCTGCCGCTGCCCGGCCTGCTGCGCGTGGCGGATTCCGCCTTCCTCGCCGACGACGTGCTCGCCGCGCCCTATGAGCTGCGCGGCGGCTGGATGCGGTTGGGCCGGGCCGAGGTCGGCGCGCGTGCGTTCGTCGGCAACTCGGGGATTGTCGGCCCGGACCGCGCGGTCGGCGACCGCGCGCTGATCGGCGTGCTGTCGGACGCCCCCGCCGATGTGCCCGACGACTCGTCCTGGCTCGGCCGGCCGGCGATCCGGCTGCGGCGCGAGGCCGAGCCGTCCGATCCCGCGCGCACCTTCGCGCCGCCGCGTTCGCTGGTGCTGGCGCGTGCCGCGGTCGAGCTGTGCCGGGTGATCCCGCTGATCCTGGCCGGGGTGCTCGGCACGATGGTCTTCACCGTGCTCGACTTCCTCTACCAGGAGCTGGGCTTCTGGGGCGCCGCGCTGGCCGGCGGGCCGGTGCTGTTCGCCGCCGGGATCGTCGCCGGGCTGCTCACCATCATGGCGAAATGGCTGCTGATCGGGCGTTTCCGCGCCGGCCGCCATCCACTGTGGAGCTCGTTCGTCTGGCGCAACGAGCTGTTCGACACCTTCGTCGAGGTGCTGGCCGTGCCCTGGCTGGTGCAGTCTTCACTCGGCACCCCGGTGCTGAACTGGTGGCTGCGCGGCCTCGGCGCGAAAATCGGCCGCGGTGTCTGGTGCGAGACGCACTGGCTGCCGGAACCGGACCTGATCACCCTGACCGCCGGGTCGGCGGTCAACCGCGGCTGCGTGCTGCAGACCCACCTGTTCCACGATCGCGTCATGCGGCTGGAACCGGTGCGGCTGGACCGCGACGCCACCCTCGGCCCCCGCAGCATCGCGCTACCCGGCAGCCGGCTCGGCGCCGCGGCCACGGTAGGCGCCGGCTCGCTGGTGATGGCCGCCGAATCCGTACCCGGCAACGCCCACTGGCAGGGCACCCCGCTCGAACGCGGCACCACGCCGCCGCCCTGATTCCATCCCCGGCGCAGCCCCCACCCATCCCGGGGGGCGGCCCCGCTCCAGTCTATCCGCCCACCACGACGTTTCCGCTGCTCATGGCGTACCTGTCCACAGGGCGGACCGACTGTGCACAACTCGAAAACCGGCGGACGAGCCCAATGTGACGTTTGGTGTGTTCTATTGGCCGAACGTCACGTTGGGCTCGAACGCGAACGGGAAGCGAGCCGGGTCAGCGTTCCCCGACCGCGGCGGGCATCCGCAGGCCGAGCTGCTTACCGATCTCGGCCAGTTCCCGGTACAGCTTCGCGGCCAGCGGAACGCCCATCGCCTCGCACTGTTCCATCCGCTGCGCCTCGCGCCAGCCCGGGTAGCGGTCCGGGGCGCCGGATTCCCAGCCCAGCAGGCTGCCGAACAGGGCGCTCGCGTGCCGGTAGAAACCGTCGGCGCTGCGCAGCGTGGCCGGC includes:
- a CDS encoding Pls/PosA family non-ribosomal peptide synthetase encodes the protein MTVEEREARSRTRAGTALTEIDAARYPVAPPARERTLPRILEDSVSAWPDAPAIDDGDRLLSYSEVSAEVARLAVRLHAHGVRTGDRVGVRIPSGTAELYLAILAVLAAGAAYVPVDVDDPDERAELIWREARVCAVLGAGHALTLRPEYPPDGREGPPAEDDDAWIIFTSGSTGKPKGVAVRHRSAAAFVDAEADLFLRDDPIGREDRVLAGLSVAFDASCEEMWLAWRNGACLVPAPRELVRSGADLGPWLARRRITVVSTVPTLAALWPAESLAAVRLLIVGGEACPPEVVRRFARDGREMWNTYGPTEATVVACAARLRAGEPVDIGLPLDGWALAVVAPDDPLGSPVRWGETGELVIGGAGLGRYLDPVRDADKFVPLPALGWDRGYRTGDLVRALPDGLRFVGRADDQVKLGGRRVELGEIDAALLDLPSVAAATSVVQRTGGGVDVLVGYVVPVDGQPRRFDADAAGRRLRQRLPAALVPRLAVLAEFPTRGSGKVDRAALPWPLPSGRAERPVEDPVTGWLLEVWSELLGNETGPEDDFFDLGGTSLAVAKLVSILRERYPGVAVADVYRRPTPAALRELLVADDRAPVAERTMARTSPGAGWAQAVFQTLLCCLSGVRWLLVVALFGNLLSIVLPESWAPRMSWWVLVPAWLVLFSPASRSVLVALGVRALRGRIEPGTYRRGGRTHLRLWAAERLAGSFGPGAIAGTPMAVRYARLLGCEVGRNVDLHALAPVTGLATFGNGCAVEPEADLAGWWLDGDRLRVGAIRVGAGARVGGRATLLPGAELGDGAELLPGGCTGELVPAGESWGGSPATAQEPGAQWPAEPAPRARRWTLAYLLGASLRGLVLGLAVVPAMVIAFVVLPPGGTLLTATWDVLLRVPFMVLLGVLCHALLIGVLVRLAGRAVRPGTHPVHSRAGWSAWLAHELLEMARKTLFPLYASLFTPFWLRRLGAKIGRSVELSTVLPLPGLLRVADSAFLADDVLAAPYELRGGWMRLGRAEVGARAFVGNSGIVGPDRAVGDRALIGVLSDAPADVPDDSSWLGRPAIRLRREAEPSDPARTFAPPRSLVLARAAVELCRVIPLILAGVLGTMVFTVLDFLYQELGFWGAALAGGPVLFAAGIVAGLLTIMAKWLLIGRFRAGRHPLWSSFVWRNELFDTFVEVLAVPWLVQSSLGTPVLNWWLRGLGAKIGRGVWCETHWLPEPDLITLTAGSAVNRGCVLQTHLFHDRVMRLEPVRLDRDATLGPRSIALPGSRLGAAATVGAGSLVMAAESVPGNAHWQGTPLERGTTPPP